A window of Onychostoma macrolepis isolate SWU-2019 chromosome 01, ASM1243209v1, whole genome shotgun sequence contains these coding sequences:
- the syngr3b gene encoding synaptogyrin-3b, protein MDGAGSFGAGRAGSAFDPIAFIKQPQTILRVLAWIFSMVVFASIINEGYVNMGSERLHCVFNKNADACNYGITIGIVAFLACVFFLALDVYFPQISSIKDRKRAVLLEMVFSGFWTFLWFVGFCFLASQWSHTSPKELPLEQASDAARAAIAFSFFSILTWAGLTVCAVQRFLLGTDMTLFTTEQTAAQPPKQPYPSNDVIGQTTIPVNAYQSPPLIETVETRPPGYKIPPAF, encoded by the exons ATGGATGGAGCGGGCTCGTTTGGAGCGGGCCGAGCCGGTTCGGCCTTTGATCCGATTGCGTTCATCAAACAACCACAGACAATCCTAAGAGTCCTGGCATGG ATCTTCTCCATGGTGGTCTTTGCTTCAATAATAAATGAGGGCTATGTGAATATGGGCAGTGAGCGACTGCACTGTGTCTTTAATAAGAACGCAGACGCCTGTAACTATGGCATTACTATAGGAATTGTGGCTTTCTTAGCCTGCGTCTTCTTCCTAGCCCTGGACGTCTACTTCCCCCAGATCAGCAGTATTAAAGATAGAAAGAGAGCAGTGCTGTTGGAGATGGTTTTTTCAG GATTCTGGACGTTCCTTTGGTTTGTAGGATTCTGCTTTTTGGCCAGTCAGTGGAGTCATACTTCCCCTAAGGAGCTGCCGCTGGAGCAGGCGTCAGACGCAGCACGAGCAGCTATTGCCTTCTCTTTCTTCTCCATCCTTACCTGG GCGGGCCTAACGGTGTGCGCCGTTCAGAGGTTCCTGCTCGGCACTGACATGACACTGTTCACCACTGAGCAAACGGCCGCCCAGccgcccaagcagccgtaccccTCCAACGACGTGATTGGTCAGACCACCATCCCCGTCAACGCTTACCAGAGTCCACCGCTCATCGAAACCGTGGAGACCCGCCCCCCTGGATACAAGATCCCACCTGCATTTTAA